One stretch of Methylopila sp. 73B DNA includes these proteins:
- a CDS encoding GntR family transcriptional regulator: MSQPDFVPLYVRIQRFLRAEIAAGRLVEGDRTPSEPELASQFSTTRATVAKAFQQLVYEGVIVRRAGSGTFVARPPISAPIDLSRVRSFEEQLAAKGAVIDYEVLGFASDRPSPIEIEALHLDEGEQVYRLDRLRLVGGERMSLERRVIPGELGRRMSQEVIRTKSIHRILDEDLRLPVLRVEGAIRAGIAKGAVATQLAVKRGSPLLIRDYVLLSADRRPLVRGESFYREDFHINYVVQQNPREA; encoded by the coding sequence TTGTCGCAGCCGGACTTCGTGCCGCTTTATGTCCGAATCCAGCGCTTCCTTAGGGCGGAGATCGCTGCGGGCCGGCTGGTCGAGGGCGACCGCACGCCGTCCGAGCCCGAGCTTGCGTCGCAGTTTTCGACCACGCGGGCGACGGTCGCCAAGGCCTTCCAGCAGCTTGTCTATGAGGGAGTAATCGTGCGCCGCGCAGGCAGCGGCACCTTCGTCGCCCGTCCGCCGATCAGCGCGCCGATCGACCTGAGCCGCGTCCGTTCGTTCGAGGAGCAGCTCGCGGCGAAGGGCGCCGTGATCGACTACGAGGTTCTGGGGTTCGCGAGCGACAGGCCGAGCCCGATCGAGATCGAGGCGCTGCATCTCGACGAAGGCGAGCAGGTCTACCGGTTGGACCGCTTGCGCCTGGTCGGCGGGGAGCGGATGAGCCTCGAGCGGCGCGTCATCCCGGGGGAACTCGGACGTCGTATGTCGCAGGAGGTGATCCGGACCAAATCGATCCACCGGATTCTGGACGAGGACCTGCGGCTGCCGGTGCTGCGAGTCGAAGGCGCCATCCGCGCGGGCATCGCAAAAGGCGCGGTGGCGACCCAACTGGCCGTGAAGCGCGGCAGCCCGCTGCTGATCCGCGATTACGTGTTGCTGAGCGCGGATCGACGCCCTTTGGTGAGGGGCGAGTCGTTCTACCGCGAGGACTTCCACATCAACTACGTGGTGCAACAGAACCCGCGCGAGGCGTAA
- a CDS encoding MmgE/PrpD family protein — MTSTNAAPSLGREIASTLAALRHADLPDDVVGVVKLFTLDTLGVIGGAARAPGMSELLAALTEWETSGKATLLLSGAGANPATAALANGAAAHSLDFDDQHDQARIHAFCVVLPAVLAAIEAKRDVSGREALTALAVGVELFCRLGLACYNSLGKGWHPTTALGSISAAAAAAKIFGLDAEKTLHALALAFVQLSGTTQFIADGALAKRVGPGFAARSGLLAAQMAKHGVTGPYRFLEGQAGLFELYERGEVRPDLLTEGLGETWRIRELSMKPYPCCRCVHTVIQLALDLRAEGIKPADVAHGVIELGKVNRKIVGSAFDRTHPSPVVHAQFNAAYAFAAALVDGKVDIATFTPDRIRADDVAFAALFESVDALDMEPTAVPPARVRLQLTSGRAVEVVRWTMKGAPDDPMSLEETVAKFRSCLRWGMNARDADMSALERAIMSLDAQPDAEVLISLFRGCQRERRAA; from the coding sequence ATGACCTCGACGAACGCCGCCCCCTCGCTGGGCCGGGAGATTGCGAGCACGCTCGCAGCCCTCCGCCATGCTGATCTTCCCGATGACGTGGTCGGCGTCGTCAAGCTGTTCACGCTCGACACCCTGGGCGTGATCGGGGGCGCGGCCCGCGCGCCGGGCATGTCGGAACTGCTCGCGGCGCTCACCGAGTGGGAAACCTCCGGCAAAGCCACCCTGCTTCTGAGCGGCGCCGGCGCGAACCCCGCCACCGCCGCGCTCGCGAACGGCGCCGCCGCCCACAGCCTCGACTTCGACGACCAGCACGACCAGGCGCGCATCCACGCCTTCTGCGTGGTGCTTCCGGCGGTGCTCGCGGCGATCGAGGCCAAGCGCGACGTGTCGGGCCGCGAGGCGCTGACGGCGCTTGCGGTGGGCGTCGAGCTGTTCTGCCGGCTGGGCCTCGCCTGCTACAACTCGCTGGGCAAGGGCTGGCACCCGACGACCGCGCTCGGTTCGATCTCGGCCGCTGCCGCCGCCGCCAAGATCTTCGGGCTCGACGCCGAGAAGACGCTCCACGCGCTCGCGCTCGCCTTCGTGCAGCTCAGCGGCACCACCCAGTTCATCGCCGATGGCGCCCTCGCCAAGCGCGTCGGCCCGGGCTTCGCCGCACGCTCGGGTCTGCTCGCGGCGCAGATGGCGAAGCACGGCGTCACCGGTCCCTATCGCTTCCTCGAAGGTCAGGCCGGTTTGTTCGAGCTCTATGAGCGCGGCGAGGTCCGGCCGGACCTCCTCACGGAGGGGCTGGGCGAGACCTGGCGGATCCGTGAACTCAGCATGAAGCCCTATCCCTGCTGCCGCTGCGTGCACACGGTGATTCAGCTCGCGCTCGACCTTCGCGCCGAAGGGATAAAGCCCGCGGACGTCGCGCACGGCGTGATCGAACTCGGCAAGGTCAACCGGAAGATCGTCGGCTCGGCGTTCGACCGAACGCACCCCAGCCCAGTCGTCCACGCGCAGTTCAACGCGGCCTACGCCTTCGCCGCGGCGCTGGTCGACGGCAAGGTCGACATCGCGACCTTCACGCCGGACCGCATCCGCGCGGATGACGTCGCCTTCGCAGCGCTGTTCGAGAGCGTCGACGCTCTCGACATGGAGCCGACCGCGGTGCCCCCCGCCCGCGTTCGGCTGCAACTGACGAGCGGCCGCGCCGTTGAGGTCGTCCGGTGGACCATGAAGGGCGCGCCGGACGATCCGATGAGCCTCGAGGAGACCGTCGCCAAGTTCCGTTCCTGTCTGCGCTGGGGCATGAACGCCCGCGACGCCGACATGAGCGCGCTCGAGCGGGCCATCATGTCGCTGGACGCCCAGCCCGACGCGGAGGTTCTCATCAGCCTGTTCCGCGGATGCCAGCGGGAGCGGCGGGCGGCATGA
- a CDS encoding ABC transporter permease subunit → MRVPRLAVNALGVGLALAGWQIAGSGLGDALVATPVQVAEALVDTIRDGSLWPALWSMGWQMMAGYLAAMAVGVPLGVAMGRSDVVLSVVKPWAQMFIVVSAAAIVPLFIILMGRGVLFCTSIVFVATVWYVVATMTEAARGVPPKLLNVARSFAASDFQRFRYVILPALHPFVLIAARIGLVHALRAMITAEMFISAGFGGLLNNAGLDLSTAPLFGLIVILMALSVGATSLLRWTAHRSAPWYASRTNG, encoded by the coding sequence ATGAGGGTCCCTCGTCTCGCCGTGAACGCGCTCGGCGTCGGGCTCGCGCTCGCCGGCTGGCAGATCGCCGGAAGCGGATTAGGAGACGCGCTGGTCGCGACGCCGGTGCAGGTGGCGGAGGCGCTCGTCGACACGATCCGCGACGGGTCGCTCTGGCCGGCGCTGTGGTCGATGGGCTGGCAGATGATGGCCGGCTACCTCGCCGCGATGGCGGTGGGCGTTCCGCTCGGGGTCGCCATGGGCCGGTCCGACGTGGTGTTGAGCGTCGTGAAGCCTTGGGCGCAGATGTTCATCGTCGTGTCGGCCGCGGCCATCGTCCCGCTGTTCATCATCCTGATGGGCCGGGGCGTGCTGTTCTGCACGTCGATCGTGTTCGTCGCGACCGTCTGGTACGTGGTGGCGACGATGACCGAAGCCGCGCGCGGGGTCCCGCCGAAGCTGCTGAACGTCGCCCGCTCCTTCGCCGCCAGCGATTTTCAGCGCTTCCGCTACGTCATCCTCCCGGCGCTGCATCCCTTCGTGCTGATCGCCGCCCGCATCGGCCTGGTCCACGCCCTGCGGGCGATGATCACCGCGGAGATGTTCATCAGCGCGGGCTTCGGCGGCCTGCTGAACAACGCCGGCCTCGACCTTTCGACCGCGCCGCTGTTCGGCCTGATCGTGATCCTCATGGCGCTCAGCGTGGGGGCCACGAGCCTGCTGCGCTGGACGGCCCACCGCTCGGCGCCCTGGTACGCAAGCCGGACCAATGGCTGA
- a CDS encoding ABC transporter permease translates to MTDVAAPALTAKPVRRREARRRSHTLLYLASIVVGLALWHIVASGYSSFVLASPLKVLVRLGELTWSLELPRALGGALQHMALGYVIACAIALPIGMLMGRVRFINDLLDPIVNLIYAVPSVAWAPFIMIWCGLYFEARVALVVMMCAFDMIIVVSAGAHNAEKRLLDVGRSFGASGWQRFRLILLPESLPFLFTALRIGAVRAVNAMITAELFLAAVNLGSIMKQSAVRLDSAAVLGVLAVLCLLGLALQELLLLIERRICVWRPGRSS, encoded by the coding sequence ATGACGGACGTGGCGGCGCCCGCCCTGACGGCGAAGCCGGTTCGGCGCAGGGAGGCCCGACGCCGGTCCCACACGCTGCTCTATCTCGCCTCGATCGTCGTCGGGCTGGCGCTCTGGCACATCGTCGCAAGCGGCTACTCCAGCTTCGTGCTGGCGTCTCCCCTCAAGGTGCTTGTCCGCCTCGGCGAACTGACCTGGAGCCTTGAGCTGCCCCGCGCGCTCGGCGGCGCGCTGCAGCACATGGCGCTGGGTTACGTCATCGCCTGCGCGATCGCGCTTCCGATCGGAATGCTGATGGGTCGCGTGCGGTTCATCAACGACCTGCTCGATCCGATCGTGAACCTCATCTATGCGGTGCCGAGCGTCGCCTGGGCGCCGTTCATCATGATCTGGTGCGGCCTCTACTTCGAGGCGCGGGTCGCGCTCGTCGTCATGATGTGCGCCTTCGATATGATTATCGTCGTGAGCGCGGGCGCGCACAATGCCGAGAAGCGCCTGCTCGACGTCGGCCGGTCTTTCGGAGCGAGCGGCTGGCAACGTTTCCGGCTCATCCTGCTGCCGGAGAGCCTGCCCTTCCTGTTCACCGCCTTGCGCATCGGCGCGGTGCGCGCGGTGAACGCCATGATCACCGCCGAACTGTTCCTCGCGGCCGTCAACCTCGGCTCGATCATGAAGCAGTCCGCCGTGCGGCTCGACAGCGCCGCCGTGCTCGGCGTGCTGGCCGTGCTCTGCCTTCTCGGGCTCGCGCTGCAGGAACTGCTGCTGCTGATCGAGCGCCGGATCTGCGTGTGGCGTCCGGGGAGGTCGTCATGA
- a CDS encoding ABC transporter substrate-binding protein gives MADHPQNAGELTMFESMNRRDLLKVGAGGLGVLALGGGAGGAFAAEARTLKINTLASAAAVNVPMQSALRAGLGKIAGFTAAEVRPTAKIPQIAQEVIAGSADLGDADVASTLAAAEAGADLKIIGLSYSNTSQVIVVNADKTKSLEDVAKAGGTIAVNSIGDFMYVMLIGVLQKRKIDAKSVNFIEMGSSGDRARALLAGRVDAVPMHVEQASQLAQKGNFQILVRPWQEYDNWFSAVVMTTGAWLKDDANKAAAVAVLKSILTSFRQTDDDYAWYKAQVAEYASSKELKGADDAFLKPVWSTLTTEIKAFPKRMDELNADQFAKVIPVYKEAGALKGTVDLSKLIDRTYLEQALKELA, from the coding sequence ATGGCTGACCACCCACAGAACGCAGGGGAACTGACGATGTTCGAGAGCATGAACCGCCGTGATCTCCTAAAAGTCGGCGCTGGCGGACTGGGCGTCCTGGCGCTGGGCGGAGGCGCCGGCGGGGCCTTCGCCGCCGAAGCGCGCACGCTGAAGATCAACACTTTGGCCTCGGCCGCCGCCGTTAACGTGCCGATGCAGTCGGCCTTGCGGGCCGGCCTCGGCAAGATCGCCGGCTTCACGGCCGCCGAGGTGCGCCCGACCGCCAAGATTCCGCAGATCGCGCAGGAGGTGATCGCAGGCTCCGCCGATCTCGGCGACGCCGACGTCGCCTCGACGCTGGCGGCCGCGGAGGCCGGCGCGGACCTGAAGATCATCGGCCTGTCCTACAGCAACACCTCGCAGGTCATCGTCGTCAACGCCGACAAGACGAAGAGCCTGGAAGACGTCGCCAAGGCGGGCGGCACCATCGCCGTCAACAGCATCGGCGACTTCATGTACGTGATGCTGATCGGCGTGCTGCAGAAGCGGAAGATCGACGCGAAGAGCGTCAACTTCATCGAGATGGGCTCGTCCGGCGACCGCGCCCGCGCGTTGCTCGCCGGCCGCGTCGACGCCGTGCCGATGCACGTGGAGCAGGCCTCGCAGCTCGCGCAGAAGGGCAATTTTCAGATCCTCGTCCGCCCCTGGCAGGAGTACGACAACTGGTTCAGCGCGGTGGTCATGACGACCGGCGCCTGGCTCAAGGACGACGCCAACAAGGCGGCCGCCGTCGCCGTGCTCAAGTCGATCCTGACCTCCTTCCGCCAGACCGACGACGACTACGCCTGGTACAAGGCGCAGGTCGCCGAGTACGCCTCCTCCAAGGAGCTGAAGGGCGCGGACGACGCCTTCCTCAAGCCGGTCTGGAGCACGTTGACGACGGAGATCAAGGCGTTCCCGAAGAGGATGGACGAACTGAACGCCGATCAGTTCGCCAAGGTGATCCCCGTCTACAAGGAGGCGGGGGCCCTCAAGGGCACGGTCGATCTCAGCAAGCTGATCGACCGCACCTACCTTGAACAGGCGCTCAAAGAGCTCGCTTGA
- a CDS encoding AlpA family phage regulatory protein, whose amino-acid sequence MSATIDLENDRLLKIAEVSHRTGLAPSTIYKKMDTAGFPKPVKLGTRTVRWWQSAVVAWLSKQIGD is encoded by the coding sequence GTGAGCGCGACGATCGATCTCGAGAACGACCGGTTGCTGAAGATCGCCGAGGTGTCGCACCGGACCGGCCTTGCCCCGTCGACCATCTACAAGAAGATGGACACCGCGGGCTTCCCGAAGCCCGTCAAGCTGGGCACGCGCACCGTGCGCTGGTGGCAATCCGCTGTCGTCGCCTGGCTGTCGAAGCAGATCGGCGACTGA
- a CDS encoding ABC transporter ATP-binding protein, translating to MARLSVSNVSKSFGDVPVLIDQSIEVADGEFVALLGPSGCGKSTLLQIINGLTSVDSGRVVLDGQDVTGKSGSGRGMVFQGADLFPWRSAIENVAFGLEVMGVGKAERLSRAREYLHLVGLGGFEDSWPHQLSGGMQQRVGIARAFCVRPKLLLMDEPFGALDVQTRDILQDELVRIWEAERKMVLFVTHGIEEALYLADRILVFSKRPAHVLKEIVVPFERPRRETMKLEPEFLQLRREISDLLRHDITA from the coding sequence ATGGCGCGCCTATCGGTTTCCAACGTCTCGAAGTCGTTTGGAGACGTCCCCGTCCTGATCGATCAGTCGATCGAGGTCGCGGACGGCGAGTTCGTGGCCCTGCTCGGCCCTTCGGGCTGCGGGAAGTCAACCCTGCTGCAGATCATCAACGGCCTCACGTCCGTCGACTCCGGCCGGGTCGTGCTCGACGGGCAGGACGTGACCGGCAAGTCGGGGTCCGGCCGCGGCATGGTCTTCCAGGGCGCCGACCTGTTCCCTTGGCGCAGCGCCATCGAGAACGTCGCCTTCGGTCTTGAAGTCATGGGCGTCGGCAAGGCGGAGCGCCTCTCCCGCGCGCGGGAGTACCTGCATCTCGTCGGCCTCGGCGGCTTCGAAGACTCGTGGCCGCATCAGCTCTCCGGCGGCATGCAGCAGCGCGTCGGGATCGCCCGCGCCTTCTGCGTCCGCCCCAAGCTGCTGCTGATGGACGAGCCCTTTGGCGCGCTCGACGTCCAGACCCGCGACATCCTCCAGGACGAGTTGGTCCGGATCTGGGAAGCGGAGCGCAAGATGGTGCTGTTCGTCACCCATGGCATCGAGGAGGCGCTCTACCTCGCGGATCGCATCCTCGTCTTCAGCAAACGCCCGGCGCACGTGCTCAAGGAAATTGTGGTGCCGTTCGAACGGCCGCGCCGCGAGACCATGAAGCTCGAGCCGGAGTTCCTGCAGCTCCGGCGCGAGATCTCGGACCTGCTCCGCCACGACATCACGGCCTGA
- a CDS encoding DSD1 family PLP-dependent enzyme: MTDPAALIGSEVAALDTPSLVVDLDVMEANLARIATSCAAGGVAWRPHCKTHKSPEIAKLQIAAGAVGVTCAKLAEAEVMADAGIADILIANQIVGPIKIERLMALLARAQVTVAVDGTDNAEALSQAAVRSGMTLDVVIEVDTGTRRAGVSPGLPVLELARRIAALPGLRLAGVMTWEGHTTKISDPREKRAAIEDAVGALVASADLCRENGIAIEIVSCGGTGTFGTAAAIAGVTEIQAGGGVFGDVRYRTIYHVPLAYGLTVHATVTSRPTLRRIICDAGKKAMSVDSGVPLPLDLPPVASVSFSAEHGKIELHSDADCPRVGDRIRFVVGYADTTVHLHDAIFAARAGRIEHVWPVSPAAKLR, encoded by the coding sequence ATGACCGACCCCGCCGCTCTGATCGGGTCGGAGGTCGCGGCGCTCGACACGCCGTCGTTGGTCGTCGACCTCGACGTCATGGAGGCGAACCTCGCGCGCATCGCAACCAGCTGCGCGGCGGGCGGGGTGGCGTGGCGGCCTCATTGCAAGACGCACAAGTCGCCGGAGATCGCGAAGCTCCAGATCGCCGCCGGCGCGGTCGGCGTGACCTGCGCCAAGCTCGCCGAGGCCGAGGTCATGGCGGACGCGGGGATCGCGGACATCTTGATCGCGAACCAGATCGTGGGCCCGATTAAGATCGAACGGCTCATGGCGCTGCTGGCGCGCGCCCAGGTTACGGTCGCGGTCGACGGGACCGACAACGCCGAGGCGCTGTCGCAGGCGGCCGTGCGGAGCGGGATGACGCTCGACGTGGTCATCGAGGTCGACACCGGCACACGGCGCGCCGGCGTGTCGCCCGGCCTTCCCGTTCTGGAGCTCGCCCGTCGGATCGCCGCGCTTCCCGGCCTCCGCCTCGCGGGGGTGATGACCTGGGAAGGCCATACGACCAAGATCTCCGATCCCAGGGAGAAGCGCGCCGCGATCGAAGACGCGGTCGGAGCGCTGGTGGCCAGCGCTGACCTCTGCCGAGAAAACGGGATCGCGATCGAGATCGTCAGCTGCGGCGGCACCGGCACGTTCGGGACCGCCGCAGCGATCGCCGGCGTGACGGAGATCCAGGCCGGCGGCGGCGTGTTCGGGGACGTGCGCTACCGCACGATCTACCATGTGCCGCTCGCCTACGGTTTGACCGTGCACGCTACGGTGACCAGCCGGCCGACCCTGCGCCGCATCATCTGCGACGCCGGCAAAAAGGCGATGAGCGTCGATTCCGGCGTTCCGCTCCCGCTCGATCTGCCGCCGGTCGCGTCCGTCTCCTTCTCCGCCGAGCACGGCAAGATTGAGCTTCACTCCGACGCAGATTGTCCGCGCGTGGGCGACCGCATCCGGTTCGTGGTCGGCTACGCCGACACCACCGTCCACCTGCACGACGCGATCTTCGCCGCGCGCGCCGGGCGGATCGAACACGTCTGGCCGGTCTCGCCCGCCGCGAAGCTGCGATGA